From Xylocopilactobacillus apis, a single genomic window includes:
- a CDS encoding TlyA family RNA methyltransferase — MRVDKLLLSQNKFSSRAKAQEAISQGKVFLADGKPVKKSSLDLPDDTAFTIKNHDNYVSRGAYKLLKAIEVFHLDFTDKMVLDIGASTGGFTQVALNAGAKKVYALDVGSGQLNTTLVEDPRVIVIENYNFRYAKENDFPPEKFDLIQCDVSFISLKHIIPPASTLLKPNGKAVFLIKPQFEAGKEYIRKHGLVKDSAVHLAVLQQVLGYFVENGFKVKGLSYSPIKGQHGNVEFLVQVQKSEESSNPYSEKDLKLLIKDAKTNL; from the coding sequence ATGAGAGTAGATAAATTATTATTATCCCAAAATAAATTCAGCAGCAGAGCTAAAGCCCAAGAAGCAATTAGTCAGGGTAAAGTTTTTCTGGCTGACGGTAAACCGGTAAAAAAATCATCTTTAGATTTACCTGATGATACTGCTTTTACGATTAAAAACCATGATAATTATGTTAGTCGCGGTGCTTATAAATTATTAAAGGCAATTGAAGTATTCCATCTCGACTTTACGGATAAAATGGTTTTGGATATCGGAGCTTCTACCGGTGGATTTACTCAGGTGGCATTAAATGCGGGAGCCAAAAAGGTATACGCTCTTGATGTAGGTTCTGGTCAATTAAACACCACGCTTGTAGAAGATCCAAGAGTAATAGTGATCGAAAATTATAATTTTCGTTATGCTAAAGAAAATGATTTTCCGCCAGAAAAGTTCGACTTAATTCAATGCGATGTTTCATTTATTTCTTTGAAACACATCATTCCTCCTGCATCGACATTATTAAAACCAAATGGAAAAGCTGTGTTTTTAATTAAACCTCAGTTTGAAGCAGGAAAAGAATATATTAGAAAACATGGCTTAGTTAAGGATTCAGCTGTTCACTTGGCGGTTTTACAGCAAGTTTTAGGCTATTTTGTAGAAAATGGTTTTAAAGTTAAGGGCTTGTCCTACTCACCAATAAAGGGGCAGCATGGCAACGTAGAATTTTTGGTGCAAGTTCAAAAATCTGAAGAGTCATCGAATCCATATTCTGAAAAAGATTTAAAATTATTAATAAAAGATGCAAAAACTAATTTATAA
- a CDS encoding exodeoxyribonuclease VII small subunit: MPAKKTSEKELSFEEQMQKLEGIVKQLEEGNLPLQESIDRFKEGVSISKSMEKTLSEAQKSISSIIDEDGNIKDFAEQAENE; this comes from the coding sequence ATGCCAGCAAAGAAAACTAGTGAAAAAGAATTAAGTTTTGAAGAACAAATGCAAAAATTAGAGGGAATTGTAAAACAGCTTGAAGAAGGAAATCTTCCACTTCAAGAATCCATTGATCGGTTTAAAGAAGGAGTTAGTATTTCTAAATCGATGGAAAAAACTCTTTCTGAAGCTCAAAAATCAATTTCCTCAATTATTGATGAAGATGGCAATATCAAAGATTTTGCGGAGCAAGCAGAAAATGAATAG
- a CDS encoding polyprenyl synthetase family protein, with translation MNSDLLKVILKFNEYLEHLYGSKEIDPKLKEAINYSLLSNGKRLRPLLFFSILNSFGINEFEHYFDIAASLEMVHTYSLIHDDLPAMDNDNLRRGKPTNHVLFGEDLAILAGDALLTDAFKVIADSKVSSDQKVSLVNALSNAAGSQNMVNGQVQDLQISDVSEENLIEMHYHKTAAMFVAASEYGAICLNLNFDQTNLLKKFAKNFGLAFQLADDLSDLDQDQSGENNFAVDFGIQQARQLKEKRISSANEALDRLSGDHFTSDPLKKFLDEYL, from the coding sequence ATGAATAGCGATCTTTTAAAGGTGATTTTAAAATTTAATGAATATTTAGAACACCTTTATGGATCAAAAGAGATCGATCCAAAATTAAAAGAAGCAATCAACTATTCATTGTTGTCTAATGGTAAAAGACTTCGGCCGTTGCTCTTTTTTAGCATTCTTAATTCTTTTGGGATCAATGAATTCGAACATTATTTTGACATTGCTGCTTCACTTGAAATGGTTCATACGTATTCTTTAATTCATGATGATCTGCCAGCAATGGATAATGATAATTTAAGAAGAGGAAAACCCACAAACCATGTTTTATTTGGGGAGGATTTAGCAATTTTAGCTGGAGATGCCTTATTAACTGATGCGTTTAAAGTTATTGCTGACAGCAAGGTTTCTTCAGATCAAAAAGTTTCATTAGTAAATGCTTTATCAAATGCTGCTGGTTCTCAAAATATGGTGAATGGTCAGGTTCAGGATTTACAAATTTCAGATGTTTCAGAAGAGAATTTAATTGAAATGCATTATCATAAAACAGCTGCAATGTTTGTGGCTGCGAGCGAATATGGAGCAATTTGTTTAAATCTTAATTTTGATCAAACCAATTTATTAAAAAAATTTGCTAAAAATTTTGGATTGGCTTTCCAGTTAGCTGATGATTTGAGTGATTTAGATCAAGATCAAAGCGGTGAAAACAATTTTGCAGTTGATTTTGGGATTCAACAAGCTCGACAACTAAAAGAAAAAAGAATCTCTTCAGCTAATGAAGCACTGGATCGTTTGTCGGGCGACCATTTTACATCAGATCCCTTAAAGAAATTTTTAGATGAATATTTATAA
- a CDS encoding M24 family metallopeptidase, with product MEHKKLKKFQNWLSEKGIEGALLLNPVNVSYFTGFSGDESYLFVTPKEEIFITDSRFVSQAKVELNGFKIQQNQKGLDGVLNLIHENFSLDDIGVELTCVSAADYLTIKKKIQRPIIDVSEEIDELRQVKDELEIEKIKKACEIADQSFAMILKEIKAGMTELEVAARLESHFKELGSTGPSFETIVAAGIRSSMPHGAASSNRIKEGDLVTLDFGCYYEGYTSDITRTIGVGSVSEGQRQIYNIVLKANKETIAILRQGVTGAEMHEKAHSIIDSAGYKENFGHGTGHGIGRSIHEGPGAWGKYQAEPVVSGNIITIEPGIYLPDRFGVRIEDDVLITDQGYEVLTNSPKDELIII from the coding sequence ATGGAACATAAAAAGTTAAAAAAGTTTCAAAATTGGTTAAGTGAAAAAGGAATTGAAGGGGCACTTCTTTTAAATCCCGTGAATGTTTCTTATTTTACTGGATTTTCTGGCGATGAATCTTACCTTTTTGTAACTCCAAAAGAAGAAATTTTTATTACCGATTCGCGATTTGTCAGCCAAGCAAAAGTTGAATTAAACGGTTTTAAAATTCAACAAAACCAAAAAGGCTTGGATGGAGTTTTAAATTTAATTCATGAGAATTTTTCTTTAGATGATATCGGAGTAGAGCTAACTTGTGTGTCTGCAGCGGATTATTTAACGATAAAGAAGAAAATTCAACGTCCAATAATTGACGTTTCTGAAGAAATTGATGAATTACGACAAGTTAAAGATGAATTAGAAATCGAAAAGATTAAAAAGGCTTGTGAAATCGCAGATCAATCATTTGCGATGATTTTAAAAGAAATCAAGGCTGGCATGACTGAGTTAGAAGTTGCAGCTCGGTTAGAAAGCCATTTTAAAGAACTCGGATCTACTGGACCATCTTTTGAAACAATTGTGGCTGCTGGAATTCGTTCTTCGATGCCACATGGAGCTGCTTCTAGTAATAGAATAAAAGAAGGAGACCTCGTGACTTTGGATTTTGGTTGTTACTACGAGGGATATACTTCTGATATTACTAGAACAATTGGAGTTGGTTCGGTAAGTGAAGGTCAGCGTCAAATCTACAATATTGTATTAAAAGCGAACAAAGAAACGATTGCCATTCTTCGCCAGGGAGTAACTGGCGCTGAAATGCACGAAAAAGCTCATAGTATTATTGATTCAGCGGGATACAAAGAAAATTTTGGTCATGGTACAGGGCACGGAATTGGTCGAAGTATTCATGAAGGCCCGGGGGCTTGGGGCAAATATCAAGCAGAGCCTGTCGTTAGTGGTAACATAATAACAATTGAACCTGGCATTTATTTACCAGATCGATTTGGTGTTCGAATTGAAGATGATGTATTGATCACAGATCAAGGATATGAAGTATTAACAAATTCACCGAAAGATGAATTAATAATTATTTAA
- a CDS encoding Asp23/Gls24 family envelope stress response protein yields the protein MMANLRSGLKLNSSLTVTGKVSISQKALEKILELTAGNVEDVNEMSNAFQNIFGTKFPEVRLVHSAAIKLVNDELVADIYINVNYGVNVIQTSYKVQSEVINQFKEMLDLDLSKVNVHVLDLIDENISDEKA from the coding sequence ATGATGGCAAATTTACGGAGTGGATTAAAGCTAAATAGCAGCTTAACTGTAACTGGCAAGGTTTCAATTTCTCAAAAGGCGTTAGAAAAGATTTTAGAACTAACAGCTGGTAATGTTGAGGATGTTAATGAAATGTCTAATGCTTTCCAGAATATTTTTGGCACTAAATTTCCAGAAGTTCGATTAGTGCATTCGGCAGCGATCAAGCTGGTTAATGATGAATTAGTTGCTGATATTTATATTAATGTTAATTATGGTGTTAATGTAATTCAAACTTCTTATAAAGTTCAGTCTGAAGTGATTAATCAGTTTAAAGAAATGCTTGACCTTGATCTTTCAAAAGTTAATGTTCATGTGCTTGATCTAATTGATGAAAACATTAGTGATGAAAAGGCATGA
- a CDS encoding oleate hydratase has product MVRKAYMIGTGIGNLAAGIYLIRDGYWDGSQITMYGINKHGANDGAPYEKYQNEYEVPHVGNTKGFLAEGGRMLNEETYENLWDVLRSVPSLDNPGQSVTDDILNFDHAHPTHDVGRLMDKKNGIRNKDNADNYYHMQFDNKDRMLLSRLMLLPEKKEELLNDISIEDWFRDSPHFFTTNFWYMWETTFAFKKESSAMELRRYMNRMIVEFSRINTLEGVTRTPYNQYESIIVPMRKYLKDHGVNFVNNMLVKEFEFADTPLRDDIIVTGLKMENVETKEASEVKIAEDDLVFDTNGAITDDATLGDLDTPVTENHDYPVSAKLWKQATEHFYSLGHPDKFFNDRAQSEWLSFTITTKDHYLFNQIARITQQQPGNALNTWIDSTGLLSIVVHHQPHFHAQKPEEGVLWGYFMFPRKLGDYVLKPIIKMTGREIVEELIGHLAEVDPAQDNIRNHKDRIMDSVINSIPVYMPYASALFNQRAKGDRPDVVPAHSHNLAFISQFVEMPFDMVFTEQFSVRAAQIAVYKLLGIPDSELTKVHHYEKDPRVLLRAAKTMIR; this is encoded by the coding sequence ATGGTACGCAAAGCTTATATGATAGGAACTGGAATTGGTAATTTAGCTGCTGGTATTTATTTGATTAGAGATGGCTATTGGGACGGTTCGCAGATTACGATGTATGGAATTAATAAACATGGGGCTAACGATGGAGCGCCTTATGAGAAATATCAAAATGAATATGAAGTGCCGCATGTCGGAAATACTAAAGGTTTCTTAGCCGAAGGCGGGCGCATGCTTAATGAAGAAACATATGAAAATTTATGGGATGTACTAAGAAGCGTTCCATCGCTTGATAATCCCGGTCAATCCGTAACGGATGATATTCTTAACTTTGATCATGCCCATCCAACTCATGATGTCGGACGTTTAATGGATAAAAAGAATGGAATCCGAAATAAAGATAATGCTGACAACTATTATCATATGCAGTTTGATAATAAAGACCGGATGCTTTTAAGCCGCTTAATGCTTTTGCCGGAAAAAAAGGAAGAACTCCTTAATGATATTAGTATAGAAGATTGGTTTAGAGACAGTCCTCACTTTTTTACAACTAATTTTTGGTACATGTGGGAAACTACTTTTGCTTTTAAGAAAGAAAGCAGTGCAATGGAGCTTAGGCGCTACATGAACCGGATGATTGTTGAGTTTAGTCGAATTAACACATTAGAAGGCGTTACCAGAACACCGTATAATCAATACGAATCAATTATTGTGCCGATGCGTAAATATCTTAAGGACCATGGCGTTAATTTTGTTAATAATATGTTGGTTAAAGAATTTGAATTTGCTGACACTCCACTGAGAGATGACATTATTGTAACTGGTCTTAAAATGGAGAATGTTGAAACTAAAGAAGCAAGTGAAGTTAAAATTGCTGAAGATGACCTTGTTTTTGATACGAACGGAGCCATTACTGACGATGCAACTTTGGGTGATCTGGATACACCAGTGACTGAAAACCATGACTATCCTGTCAGTGCCAAACTTTGGAAGCAAGCAACTGAACACTTTTATAGTTTAGGGCACCCGGATAAATTTTTTAATGATCGAGCTCAATCAGAATGGTTAAGTTTCACAATTACGACCAAAGATCATTACTTGTTTAATCAGATTGCAAGAATCACCCAGCAGCAACCGGGTAATGCCTTAAATACGTGGATTGACAGCACTGGTTTGCTTTCAATTGTCGTTCACCACCAACCTCATTTCCATGCTCAAAAACCTGAAGAGGGTGTTCTTTGGGGCTACTTCATGTTTCCACGTAAATTAGGTGATTACGTATTAAAACCAATTATTAAAATGACAGGGCGTGAAATTGTTGAAGAGTTGATTGGTCATCTAGCTGAAGTAGATCCAGCACAAGATAATATTAGAAATCATAAAGATCGGATTATGGACAGTGTGATTAATTCAATACCAGTTTATATGCCTTATGCCAGTGCATTATTTAATCAGCGGGCAAAGGGGGACAGACCAGATGTAGTACCAGCTCATTCGCACAACTTAGCTTTTATCAGTCAGTTTGTAGAAATGCCATTTGACATGGTATTTACTGAACAATTTTCTGTTAGAGCTGCTCAAATTGCAGTATATAAACTTCTGGGAATTCCTGATTCTGAATTAACAAAAGTCCATCATTACGAAAAAGATCCACGTGTTTTATTAAGAGCCGCTAAAACAATGATTAGATAA
- a CDS encoding arginine repressor gives MLKADRQNEIRELIKNNKISRHSQLVQMLEDKGLHFTQATISRDMHEMNIVKISSGDDGYIYVLPEESNNGLEQKAGQIITESMVNIEAQHFIVIVKTIPGYAQALGSLLDQLAFSEVHGLLAGDDTIFMITKTSNDAAELIDKINSLGTNNARITRR, from the coding sequence ATGTTAAAAGCAGATCGTCAAAATGAAATACGCGAACTAATCAAAAATAATAAAATAAGTAGGCATAGCCAGTTAGTTCAAATGCTCGAAGATAAAGGTTTACATTTTACTCAGGCAACAATTTCAAGAGATATGCATGAAATGAATATTGTTAAAATTTCTAGCGGTGATGATGGCTACATTTATGTTTTGCCAGAAGAATCAAATAATGGTTTGGAACAAAAAGCAGGACAAATCATTACTGAATCAATGGTCAACATTGAGGCTCAACATTTTATTGTGATTGTTAAAACGATACCTGGATATGCCCAAGCTTTGGGTTCTTTGCTTGATCAACTTGCATTTTCTGAGGTTCATGGACTTTTAGCAGGCGATGATACAATTTTTATGATTACTAAAACTAGTAATGATGCAGCTGAACTAATTGATAAAATAAATAGTTTAGGGACAAATAATGCTCGAATCACTCGTCGTTGA
- the rplU gene encoding 50S ribosomal protein L21 — MYAVFANGGKQYKAQVGDTLFLEKIDQDVDSEVTFDQVLLVSDDNNKITVGNPTVAGATIKAKIEKQGKEKKVVTFKYKAKKHYHTKQGHRQPYTRVSIESINV; from the coding sequence ATGTACGCAGTTTTTGCAAATGGCGGAAAACAGTATAAAGCCCAAGTGGGAGATACTCTTTTCCTCGAAAAAATTGATCAGGATGTTGACAGCGAAGTTACCTTCGATCAGGTTCTTTTAGTTTCTGACGATAATAACAAGATTACTGTTGGCAATCCAACAGTTGCTGGTGCTACGATTAAAGCAAAAATCGAAAAGCAAGGCAAAGAAAAGAAAGTCGTTACTTTCAAATACAAGGCAAAGAAACACTATCATACAAAACAAGGACATCGTCAGCCTTATACACGTGTTTCAATCGAATCTATCAACGTTTAA
- a CDS encoding bifunctional 5,10-methylenetetrahydrofolate dehydrogenase/5,10-methenyltetrahydrofolate cyclohydrolase, whose product MDKIIDGKKAADEIAQKLQGTVASLKHVPVLQVLVLGDNPESEIYVRNKKKRALEIGIKVNTTYLNNDVDEEEVLSLINTYNLQPEVTGIMVQLPLPPQISYSKVVNSIDPLKDMDGFSEINVGKLWTGVTDFIAPATPVGIMNLLDFYHFDVSGKQSVIVGRSNIVGKPLAGLLLNRDSTVTICHSKTQDLQKITKQADFLFVAIGKPEFIDASYVKEGAVIVDVGINRTKEGLKGDVNFTSVLEKCSSITPVPKGVGPMTVITLMQQIVNTAKLREVNG is encoded by the coding sequence ATGGATAAAATTATAGATGGTAAAAAAGCAGCTGATGAAATAGCCCAAAAATTACAAGGAACTGTTGCATCATTAAAGCATGTTCCAGTTTTACAAGTTTTGGTTTTAGGCGATAATCCTGAGAGCGAAATTTATGTTCGTAATAAGAAGAAGCGGGCATTAGAAATTGGAATTAAAGTAAACACTACTTACTTGAATAATGATGTTGATGAAGAAGAAGTTCTTTCTTTAATCAACACTTATAACTTGCAGCCTGAAGTTACCGGTATTATGGTTCAGCTGCCGCTGCCACCGCAAATTTCTTATTCCAAAGTTGTTAACTCGATTGATCCGCTCAAAGATATGGACGGATTTAGTGAAATTAATGTTGGCAAATTATGGACCGGAGTAACTGATTTTATAGCCCCTGCTACGCCGGTCGGCATAATGAATTTGCTTGATTTTTATCATTTTGATGTGTCAGGAAAACAGTCAGTTATTGTTGGACGAAGTAATATTGTTGGTAAACCACTTGCGGGATTATTGTTAAATCGTGATAGTACAGTGACAATTTGTCATAGTAAAACGCAAGACCTGCAAAAAATTACGAAACAAGCAGATTTTCTTTTTGTTGCAATTGGCAAACCTGAATTCATCGATGCTTCGTATGTGAAAGAGGGTGCAGTTATTGTTGATGTTGGAATTAATCGAACCAAAGAAGGTCTTAAAGGAGATGTTAATTTTACATCAGTTTTAGAAAAATGTTCATCTATTACACCAGTTCCAAAGGGCGTTGGTCCGATGACAGTTATTACTTTGATGCAGCAGATTGTTAATACAGCAAAATTGAGAGAAGTGAATGGATAA
- the xseA gene encoding exodeoxyribonuclease VII large subunit → MDNKTVNKDDYLSVSQITTYIGKKFSQDPYLDHVNIKGEITNFRERPNGHQYFSLKDDGAKIGVTLFRNIYQKINFKLKDGDMIVCTGRVGIYAPGGSYSLIVESIEPYGLGTLLVELQARKEKLSKAGYFLPERKRAISQFPKRIAVITSPSGAVIRDIITTTRRRFPLVKLVLFPAVVQGDKAAESVLNQLNRANQMGTFDTIIIARGGGSFEDLWPFNDEALTIAVAESKTPVITSVGHETDTTLVDYAADLRAPTPTAAAELATPLLDELKQSVRQKKLELRQAELHYLENLTAKIKPLTESYLFRRPEAFYQNQSISLDRLKERLLQTEKNVLVQDQNKLNHFQSLLKSFAPNRTLNQFKIANKQAQNSLVRVIQNLNHNEQVRLNNLSRNLVMLDPHNVLKRGYAITEDNKHNVIDSISKAKIDQNIRVILSDGVLISKVDQIEGEDNASKEN, encoded by the coding sequence ATGGATAATAAAACGGTAAATAAGGATGATTATCTGAGCGTAAGTCAGATTACGACTTATATTGGAAAGAAATTTAGTCAGGATCCTTATTTAGATCACGTTAATATTAAAGGCGAAATAACGAATTTTAGAGAGCGGCCGAATGGGCATCAGTATTTTAGTTTAAAAGATGATGGTGCTAAAATTGGGGTCACTCTTTTTCGTAATATCTACCAAAAAATTAACTTTAAACTTAAGGATGGAGATATGATCGTTTGTACCGGACGAGTCGGTATTTATGCTCCGGGCGGAAGTTATTCGCTGATTGTTGAGTCAATTGAACCCTATGGATTAGGAACCCTTTTGGTTGAATTACAGGCAAGAAAAGAAAAGTTAAGCAAAGCCGGCTACTTTTTACCTGAGCGAAAAAGAGCGATTAGTCAGTTTCCAAAACGCATCGCAGTAATTACTAGTCCCAGCGGGGCAGTGATTAGGGATATCATTACTACAACGCGTCGCCGTTTTCCACTTGTGAAGTTAGTTTTATTTCCAGCAGTTGTCCAAGGAGATAAAGCAGCTGAATCAGTACTGAATCAATTGAATCGAGCAAATCAAATGGGCACGTTTGATACTATTATCATTGCTCGAGGCGGCGGATCTTTTGAAGATCTTTGGCCGTTTAATGATGAAGCTCTAACGATAGCTGTAGCTGAAAGTAAGACGCCAGTTATCACATCTGTTGGACATGAGACAGATACGACGCTTGTTGATTATGCTGCTGATCTTAGAGCTCCGACACCAACCGCTGCCGCTGAGTTAGCAACACCGCTTCTTGATGAACTTAAGCAATCAGTACGTCAGAAGAAACTTGAATTACGTCAGGCTGAGCTTCATTATTTAGAGAATTTAACTGCCAAAATAAAACCTTTGACCGAAAGTTACTTATTTAGAAGGCCTGAAGCTTTTTATCAAAATCAATCAATATCTTTAGATCGATTAAAAGAACGACTTTTACAAACTGAAAAAAATGTATTAGTTCAAGATCAAAACAAGCTTAATCATTTTCAATCACTTTTAAAGTCGTTTGCACCTAATAGAACACTTAATCAATTTAAAATCGCTAATAAACAAGCTCAGAATTCTTTGGTTCGGGTAATCCAAAATTTAAATCATAATGAACAAGTTAGATTAAATAATCTTTCTAGAAATCTAGTAATGCTTGATCCGCACAATGTTCTTAAACGTGGATATGCAATTACAGAAGATAATAAACATAATGTTATTGATAGTATTTCAAAAGCTAAAATTGATCAAAATATTCGAGTGATTTTAAGTGATGGTGTATTAATTTCAAAAGTCGATCAAATTGAAGGAGAAGATAATGCCAGCAAAGAAAACTAG
- the efp gene encoding elongation factor P yields the protein MISVNDFKNGLTIGTGKDIWQVVEFQHVKPGKGGAFVRSTLRNLRTGAVQDKTFRATEKVEKIDVNTREMQYLFNDGGTYTFMDTESYEQVEIPNEVVGDQTKYLKENMLVSISTYNGETLGIELPNKVDLTVAETEPTIKGNTASGGSKPATMETGLVVQVPFFINEGDVLTINTTDGSYISRA from the coding sequence ATGATATCAGTAAATGATTTTAAAAATGGTTTAACAATTGGTACAGGAAAAGATATTTGGCAGGTAGTTGAATTTCAACATGTGAAACCGGGCAAAGGCGGAGCGTTTGTTCGTTCAACTTTACGTAATTTAAGAACCGGTGCTGTGCAGGATAAAACTTTTAGAGCAACGGAAAAAGTTGAAAAAATTGACGTAAATACTAGAGAAATGCAGTATCTATTCAATGATGGCGGCACTTATACTTTTATGGATACTGAATCTTATGAACAAGTTGAAATTCCTAATGAAGTTGTTGGTGATCAGACTAAATATTTAAAAGAAAATATGTTAGTTAGCATTTCTACTTATAATGGTGAAACTTTAGGAATTGAATTACCTAATAAAGTTGATTTAACAGTTGCAGAAACTGAACCAACAATTAAAGGTAATACAGCATCTGGCGGATCAAAACCGGCAACAATGGAAACAGGATTAGTTGTACAAGTACCATTTTTCATTAATGAAGGAGATGTTCTTACAATTAATACAACTGATGGTTCATACATTTCAAGGGCTTAA
- the nusB gene encoding transcription antitermination factor NusB has translation MKRKQQRDLLVKSVFAHFFQKDLSLTELLDSIEFNFMNERLKNEDHRKYVDPLLEHLSKEESECQKLISDHLKTTWKIERIPWLDLAVLEVAIVEIKYLDDIPFDVTVNEAVDLAKLYSTEKSPSFINGILVSIFEEISRSVE, from the coding sequence ATGAAAAGAAAACAGCAGCGAGACTTATTAGTAAAATCGGTTTTCGCTCATTTTTTTCAAAAGGATCTATCTTTAACTGAACTTTTAGATTCAATTGAATTTAATTTTATGAATGAGCGTTTAAAAAATGAAGACCATCGAAAATATGTTGATCCTTTACTAGAGCATTTATCTAAAGAGGAATCAGAGTGTCAAAAACTTATATCTGATCATCTAAAGACAACCTGGAAAATCGAAAGAATTCCATGGTTGGATTTAGCAGTTTTGGAAGTTGCGATTGTTGAAATAAAATATTTAGACGATATTCCTTTTGACGTAACGGTTAATGAGGCAGTTGACTTAGCCAAATTATATTCAACTGAAAAGTCACCGAGTTTTATAAATGGGATCTTAGTCAGTATTTTTGAAGAAATTAGCAGAAGCGTTGAGTAG
- the rpmA gene encoding 50S ribosomal protein L27 has product MNFHINNVGLTKMAHHKGGGSSSNGRNSAGRRLGAKRSDGQFVHTGTIIYRQRGTHIHPGTNVGKGGDDTLFALADGYVKYERMGKFKKQVSVNPE; this is encoded by the coding sequence ATGAATTTTCATATTAATAATGTTGGATTAACTAAAATGGCTCACCATAAAGGTGGCGGATCGTCATCAAATGGTCGTAATTCTGCTGGTCGTCGTCTAGGTGCAAAACGCTCTGATGGTCAATTTGTTCATACAGGAACAATTATTTATCGTCAACGCGGTACACATATTCATCCAGGAACGAATGTTGGCAAAGGCGGAGATGATACTTTATTTGCCTTAGCTGATGGCTATGTTAAGTATGAACGAATGGGTAAATTCAAGAAACAAGTTTCTGTTAATCCCGAATAG